In a genomic window of Spiroplasma melliferum:
- a CDS encoding pyruvate dehydrogenase E3 (dihydrolipoamide dehydrogenase) component: MENKYDVIIVGAGPGGYVTAIKAAQEGLKTLIIEKEYYGGVCLNVGCIPTKALLKSSKVYDMMKHADNYGIDVAKAAVAPNWVKMQERKAKVVTQLTKGVEFLLKKNKVDLIKGEAKAIDKNTVEVAGKRYLCANLIIATGSVSRGLPLPGFEQAEKAGYVISSTEALSLPTIPKKLIIIGGGVIGIEFACLYHRLGTEVTILQGLDTILELLDKDIREELTKLLIKNKVKIETSVKIKAIKGKSVIYDNSEGKEVKLTSDYCLVSVGRTPVTTGFENIGLKIGERKNIEVDEQCKTNLPGVYAIGDVVGRAMLAHVASAQGILVIDNIKGKNVKMNYNRIPSCIYSFPEVATVGITEEQAIKDKIAYKAFKFPLAANGKAIADGETDGFVKILCDPKYGEILGVHIVAATATDMISGITACMETEGTIHELAKTVHPHPTLSEIIMEVAHGLEGHAIHI; the protein is encoded by the coding sequence ATGGAAAACAAATATGATGTAATTATTGTTGGAGCAGGTCCAGGTGGTTATGTTACAGCGATTAAAGCAGCGCAAGAAGGTTTAAAAACACTAATTATTGAAAAGGAATATTATGGTGGTGTTTGTCTAAATGTTGGTTGTATTCCAACAAAAGCGTTGTTAAAAAGTAGTAAAGTATATGATATGATGAAACATGCTGACAACTATGGTATTGATGTTGCAAAAGCAGCAGTCGCCCCAAATTGAGTAAAAATGCAAGAACGAAAAGCAAAAGTAGTGACGCAATTAACAAAAGGGGTTGAATTTTTATTGAAAAAAAATAAAGTTGACCTAATTAAAGGCGAAGCGAAAGCAATTGACAAAAATACCGTTGAAGTTGCTGGGAAACGTTATTTATGTGCTAATTTGATTATTGCAACAGGAAGTGTTTCGCGTGGGCTACCATTACCAGGTTTTGAACAAGCTGAAAAAGCTGGTTATGTTATATCATCAACAGAAGCTTTATCATTACCAACAATTCCAAAAAAATTAATTATTATTGGTGGTGGTGTCATTGGCATTGAATTTGCTTGTTTATATCATCGTTTAGGAACCGAAGTAACAATTTTGCAAGGTTTAGACACTATTTTAGAGTTATTAGATAAAGACATTCGTGAAGAATTAACAAAATTGTTAATTAAAAATAAGGTAAAAATTGAAACTTCAGTTAAGATTAAAGCAATTAAAGGTAAATCAGTAATTTATGATAATAGTGAAGGAAAAGAAGTAAAACTAACATCAGATTATTGTTTAGTTTCAGTTGGTCGAACACCAGTAACAACTGGTTTTGAAAACATTGGACTAAAAATTGGAGAGCGAAAAAACATTGAAGTTGATGAGCAATGTAAAACAAACTTGCCTGGTGTATATGCAATTGGCGATGTTGTGGGACGTGCAATGCTAGCTCATGTTGCTTCAGCACAAGGAATATTAGTAATTGATAATATCAAGGGAAAAAATGTAAAAATGAATTATAATCGAATTCCTTCTTGCATTTATTCATTCCCAGAAGTAGCAACAGTTGGAATTACTGAAGAGCAGGCAATTAAAGATAAAATTGCTTATAAAGCATTTAAATTTCCACTAGCAGCAAATGGTAAAGCAATAGCTGACGGAGAAACTGATGGTTTCGTTAAAATTTTATGTGATCCAAAATATGGTGAAATTTTAGGAGTTCATATTGTTGCTGCAACAGCAACAGATATGATTTCTGGAATTACTGCTTGTATGGAAACAGAAGGAACAATTCATGAATTGGCAAAAACAGTTCACCCACATCCGACGCTATCAGAGATTATTATGGAAGTTGCCCATGGTTTAGAAGGCCATGCAATTCATATTTAA
- a CDS encoding putative lipoprotein, protein MRKILTLLTTFLITSASITSVISCGTISPPKIAGRENISTEFTLTNNVIVTDDNMAVEESIFNQAKSEGRISQDLSLDFFEITDAENMVKPTAANTPQTGHVVLTVRQDEDIPYIGSVTIRFTLVKKLSMDISQTVNLKNVWDVTKYENVEELYNDIWEKAVGSFKPETPIDIETYDISGFDLPSVYNTELPVTMFSEYNGKANTPTSLFSGTITFNLNIISYRATVNLKLQQNNLDPKLLYDLVWKKVKQQFSDDHGVSSDYNDYQVEWSDVIEPDIGGNTWLNFLATPNNENIHHYMRVDGFICKDQIELPSTIELSIPIVVTQQERPNVDKDWIWKLAMRKANINGGPALTNFNTTDWQTIFSKNWPNIGRTETVTLRAVNRNTDPMFKGDVKITLKLINQGIDPGLLELDPILLVKSDNHTTDSVLHLVWDKLINNKAWNPHLSRDLVNFKPEDLDRLSNALRDAENSEEWKSYAINISGKQEDAGRDFKITVHGKIKMVNKAIEKDAIIDLSDKTYNFMPRKQFGSDNQVSYLVHQIWGDIIKNSIFTANDEQAFGLSKIQTDWNYFEPIYQQIDEAINKYDASSSDDKIPLELKFSFRNNAIYTGQVTVKLNLTASEPINLDFNLTSSMLPIFIRSLPTTSEDKKELVKNMVNTILYDGIIKNPDLKAQQRNILWQLLSYDTATEEFIEQFNFPTESNPQRELIINIKTSSGQFVNGSFMLKINLIYQP, encoded by the coding sequence ATGCGTAAAATTTTAACACTTTTAACAACATTTCTGATTACAAGTGCTTCGATAACTAGTGTTATATCATGCGGAACAATTTCTCCACCAAAAATTGCTGGAAGAGAAAATATTTCAACAGAATTCACTTTAACTAATAATGTTATTGTTACTGATGACAATATGGCTGTAGAAGAATCAATATTTAATCAAGCAAAAAGTGAAGGAAGGATTTCTCAAGATTTATCCTTAGATTTTTTTGAAATTACTGATGCGGAAAATATGGTAAAACCAACTGCTGCTAATACGCCACAAACTGGACATGTTGTTTTAACCGTTCGCCAAGATGAAGATATTCCATATATTGGTTCGGTTACCATTCGTTTTACTTTAGTTAAAAAATTGTCAATGGACATTAGTCAAACTGTTAACTTAAAAAATGTGTGAGATGTAACAAAATATGAAAATGTTGAGGAATTATATAATGATATTTGGGAAAAGGCAGTTGGTAGTTTTAAACCAGAAACACCAATTGATATAGAAACTTATGATATCTCAGGTTTTGATTTACCAAGCGTTTATAACACAGAGTTACCTGTAACAATGTTTTCTGAATATAATGGAAAAGCAAATACGCCAACAAGTCTTTTTAGTGGAACAATTACATTCAACTTAAACATTATCAGTTATCGTGCTACGGTTAATTTGAAATTACAACAAAATAACTTAGATCCAAAATTGTTATATGATTTAGTGTGAAAAAAAGTTAAACAACAATTTAGTGATGACCATGGAGTTTCAAGTGATTATAATGACTATCAAGTTGAATGAAGTGATGTGATAGAACCAGATATTGGTGGCAATACATGATTGAATTTTTTAGCAACACCAAATAATGAAAACATTCATCATTATATGAGAGTTGATGGGTTTATTTGTAAAGACCAAATTGAATTACCATCAACAATAGAATTATCAATTCCAATTGTTGTAACTCAACAAGAACGGCCAAATGTTGATAAAGATTGAATTTGAAAATTAGCAATGCGAAAAGCAAACATTAATGGTGGTCCAGCATTAACTAATTTTAATACAACAGATTGACAAACAATATTTAGTAAGAATTGACCTAATATTGGGCGAACAGAAACAGTTACTTTGCGTGCAGTTAATCGTAACACTGATCCAATGTTTAAAGGCGATGTTAAAATTACATTAAAATTAATTAATCAAGGGATTGATCCTGGTTTATTAGAATTAGACCCAATTTTATTAGTTAAAAGTGATAATCATACAACAGATTCAGTCTTACATTTAGTATGAGATAAACTTATTAATAATAAAGCATGAAATCCGCATTTATCACGTGATTTAGTGAATTTTAAGCCTGAAGACCTAGATAGATTAAGCAATGCTTTACGAGACGCTGAAAACAGTGAAGAATGAAAATCTTATGCAATTAATATTTCTGGAAAACAAGAGGATGCTGGTCGTGACTTTAAAATAACTGTTCACGGTAAAATTAAGATGGTTAATAAAGCGATAGAAAAAGATGCCATAATTGATTTATCCGATAAAACTTATAACTTTATGCCAAGAAAACAATTTGGTTCAGATAATCAAGTGTCTTATTTAGTTCATCAAATTTGAGGTGATATTATTAAAAATTCAATATTTACTGCTAACGATGAACAAGCTTTTGGTCTTTCAAAAATTCAAACTGATTGAAATTACTTTGAACCAATTTATCAACAAATAGATGAAGCAATTAATAAATATGATGCAAGTAGTAGTGACGATAAAATTCCATTAGAGTTGAAGTTTTCATTTAGAAACAATGCTATTTATACAGGCCAAGTGACTGTTAAATTAAATTTAACAGCAAGTGAACCAATTAATCTTGATTTTAATTTAACAAGTTCAATGTTACCAATATTTATTCGTAGTTTACCAACAACATCAGAAGATAAAAAAGAATTGGTAAAAAATATGGTTAATACAATACTATATGATGGAATCATAAAAAATCCAGACTTAAAAGCACAACAACGAAATATTTTATGACAATTATTATCTTATGATACAGCAACGGAAGAATTTATTGAACAATTTAATTTTCCAACAGAAAGTAATCCACAACGAGAATTAATTATTAACATTAAAACATCATCTGGCCAATTCGTTAATGGTTCATTTATGTTAAAAATAAATTTAATTTATCAACCTTAA
- a CDS encoding putative transmembrane protein — protein MEKATQDFQKNDVRLTRMYFTTPMEIIARIMILIGQAVMLGVIIIVSASLAMIATSKLPIPAVFNNFGLADGVFRGLTIVIALFGILFSLIFVIPTLIVRNIKLLKVTGIIFNTVGCIFVFLMLGLSIIAYLYIPVRLNLPGVIMAGICMLTLFWGSFLLWLSAIRQQKRINLAVAESLDFSSKLKIVE, from the coding sequence ATGGAAAAAGCAACACAAGATTTTCAAAAAAATGATGTTCGGTTAACGAGAATGTATTTTACTACGCCAATGGAAATTATTGCTAGAATTATGATTTTAATAGGTCAAGCAGTTATGTTGGGAGTAATTATTATTGTATCAGCTTCTTTAGCAATGATTGCAACTAGTAAATTACCAATTCCTGCAGTTTTTAATAATTTTGGTTTAGCTGATGGTGTTTTTCGTGGTCTTACCATTGTTATTGCTCTGTTTGGAATTCTCTTTTCCTTAATTTTTGTAATTCCAACGTTAATTGTTCGTAATATTAAGCTTCTAAAGGTAACTGGAATTATTTTTAATACGGTTGGATGCATCTTTGTTTTTCTAATGTTAGGATTAAGCATTATTGCATATCTTTATATTCCTGTTCGATTAAATTTACCAGGGGTAATTATGGCTGGGATTTGTATGTTAACATTATTTTGAGGTAGTTTTTTATTATGATTATCAGCAATTCGTCAGCAAAAACGAATTAACCTTGCTGTTGCTGAAAGTTTAGATTTTAGTTCTAAATTAAAAATAGTTGAATAG